The nucleotide window AGGGACGGGATCTGGGCGCTGGAAAGGCTTGCATCCCTTCGCCCTGAAGATGTAGAGCTTCAGCGTAGATTGGCCCAGCTGTGCAGCTGGAATGGCCTGTACCACGACGCCGTGGAGCACCTGAAGGTGCTGATGAGAAGCAATCCCCGCGATACGGCACTGGTACGGGCCCTGAAGGACAATCTGTTCCTGGCGGGACAACCGAAGCTGGCACTGCAGGTGTACCGCTACCTGCTCGGCCTGGCCCCCGAGAGGTACGACTGGTGGCTGGACTACGCCCGGAATCTGGCCTGGAACGACCAGCTCCGCCAGTCGGTTCAGGCTTACCTTCGTCTGCGACAGGCCGGCGCCCTCTCAGACTCCACCTTTCACGAATTTGTGGACGTGCTGATCTGGGCCGGGGAACAGGGCAAGGCCATCCAGGAGCTGCGCGCATGGCTCACTAATCACCCAGATGACGCCTGGAGCCAGTGGAAGCTGGCGCAACTCCTCGACTGGAACGAGGGGTCGACAACGGAAATGCGCCAGGTCCTCTCTGCTCTCCTTCGGCAGAGGCCGGATTACACCCCGGCGATCAAATTATACCGTCGCGTGAGCGGCCTCCCCGGCCCACAGGCACGCGCGGAGTGGGTGCACGTTACGGATTCCAACAAGCTGGTCAGTCACACCGCGTCGGCCCAGGCAACCCTACCTCTGCAGACCAGGGCACTGGTCTCTGCCAGTAGTGCCTACCGCAACCTTGCTCAGAATTACCCGGACACGTCCGCAGTGGCGTGGGGGAAAAGCGCGTCCGCGGGCATTTGCCTCTTCCCCACCGTAGGGTGGATGTTCGAGGCTCGCGTCTCTGCAGCCCGCTACCAGGATGGATGGACGCCCTTCGGATGGGACGCCCGCTCACTATTCCGGATCGGCCCCCGGTTCTCGTGGGAGGTAGGTTACGCCAGCGGGGAGTGCCTGGAGAGTCCGTTCGCACTCAAGTTGCACCTCTGGGAAAGGTGCTGGACGGCCGCGCTGCAGTACGAGGTTCACCCAGGCCTCAGTCTTACCAGCTGGGCTCGGCGCTCCCGTTTCTCCGACGGGAACGTATACGTGGCCGCCTTCCTGACAGGAGCGTGGACCGTGCGCCCCTTCCGGCCCGGGTTGCGACTGACGAGCCACCTCGGCGCCG belongs to candidate division KSB1 bacterium and includes:
- a CDS encoding tetratricopeptide repeat protein, producing the protein AGTLFQSSVMLRDPEGIRRMRAADSLLAEGRELEAAAELEAVLRFDSSLVDVRHTLAQIYIWNEQLPQAIRHYEAILRAVPDDTASWRTLSDLYFWTNRERDGIWALERLASLRPEDVELQRRLAQLCSWNGLYHDAVEHLKVLMRSNPRDTALVRALKDNLFLAGQPKLALQVYRYLLGLAPERYDWWLDYARNLAWNDQLRQSVQAYLRLRQAGALSDSTFHEFVDVLIWAGEQGKAIQELRAWLTNHPDDAWSQWKLAQLLDWNEGSTTEMRQVLSALLRQRPDYTPAIKLYRRVSGLPGPQARAEWVHVTDSNKLVSHTASAQATLPLQTRALVSASSAYRNLAQNYPDTSAVAWGKSASAGICLFPTVGWMFEARVSAARYQDGWTPFGWDARSLFRIGPRFSWEVGYASGECLESPFALKLHLWERCWTAALQYEVHPGLSLTSWARRSRFSDGNVYVAAFLTGAWTVRPFRPGLRLTSHLGAEHCQHQYPRSIPYWTPDRLQHRSLGVEVDHLVRRWLGLSGGLAVFHSSGYPVSVNLRGSATFHLSPRHVLLFEYFEFGSRAYHSSTICCRFSAEW